From Juglans regia cultivar Chandler chromosome 6, Walnut 2.0, whole genome shotgun sequence, the proteins below share one genomic window:
- the LOC109019490 gene encoding disease resistance protein RPV1-like: MASSSFSSSVMTSPWPYDVFLSFTGKDTRDTFTAHLYHHLTQKGIITYLDEDGLRRGDEISRALLQAIEDSRISIIVLSKKYAWSTWCLDELVKILECKKSKQQTVLPVFYHVDPSDIRHQKGTFGETLAKHAEKLNGDSVKLQMWKDALREVANLSGYHLDKNGRNESKFIEKIVQDVSRMANNHLYLHVAEHPVGLEPHVEHVNLLLNVETKDIRMIGIFGVGGIGKTTLAKAIYNLIAFRFEASYFLPIDSDTSNQVNRLVQLQEALLFKIFGHCRSLEVDNIYTGINMIKRRLRSKRVLLILDGVHHLDQLKKLAGARDWFGEGSRIIITTRDKNLLTTHGVDPTYEMTGMNQDDACQLFCRHAFQREKPVDGYGEFVEQIVNYAQRLPLALTVLGSDLNGRSEKSEWESALDQYRKIPHQDIQKILQTSYDRLSENEQNVFLDIAFFFNGEKLDDVIKILDSFGFCPNSCIPRLKEKCLISEDFNGRLQMLDLL; this comes from the exons ATGGCCTCCTCTTCATTCTCTTCTTCAGTCATGACCTCTCCATGGCCTTACGATGTGTTCTTGAGCTTTACAGGAAAAGATACCCGTGATACTTTTACTGCCCATCTCTACCATCATTTGACTCAAAAGGGAATCATCACCTACTTAGATGAGGATGGGCTTAGACGAGGTGATGAAATTTCACGAGCACTTCTCCAAGCTATAGAAGATTCAAGGATTTCCATCATTGTACTCTCAAAAAAATATGCATGGTCAACATGGTGTTTGGATGAGTTAGTGAAGATTCTTGAGTGtaaaaaatcaaagcaacaaACAGTTTTGCCTGTGTTTTACCACGTAGATCCATCAGATATTCGACATCAAAAAGGAACTTTTGGAGAAACATTGGCTAAACATGCAGAGAAATTGAATGGAGATAGCGTGAAGTTGCAGATGTGGAAGGATGCCCTTCGAGAAGTTGCTAATTTGTCCGGATACCATCTGGACAAAAATGGCCG GAATGAATCAAAATTCATTGAAAAAATCGTTCAAGACGTTTCAAGAATGGCAAACaatcatttatatttacatGTTGCCGAGCATCCCGTTGGATTAGAACCTCATGTAGAACATGTCAATTTGCTTTTAAACGTTGAAACGAAAGACATACGAATGATAGGAATTTTTGGAGTTGGGGGAATTGGTAAGACAACTCTAGCCAAAGCAATTTATAACTTGATTGCTTTTCGATTCGAAGCTAGTTATTTTCTTCCAATTGATAGCGACACTAGCAATCAAGTGAATCGTTTGGTCCAACTGCAAGAGGCActtctttttaagatttttggaCACTGTAGAAGTTTGGAGGTTGACAATATTTATACAGGAATCAATATGATAAAGCGTAGGCTTCGTTCTAAAAGAGTTCTTCTAATTCTTGATGGTGTACACCACTtggatcaattaaaaaaattagcagGAGCTCGTGATTGGTTTGGTGAAGGAAGTAGAATCATCATCACAACAAGAGATAAAAACCTGTTGACTACTCATGGCGTTGATCCAACATATGAGATGACGGGAATGAATCAAGATGATGCTTGTCAACTATTTTGTAGGCATGCTTTCCAAAGAGAGAAACCGGTTGACGGTTATGGAGAGTTTGTAGAACAGATCGTAAATTATGCTCAGAGGCTTCCACTAGCTTTAACAGTGCTTGGTTCGGATTTAAATGGTAGAAGTGAAAAAAGTGAGTGGGAAAGTGCATTGGATCAGTACAGGAAAATCCCTCACCAAgatattcaaaaaatacttcaaacaaGTTATGATAGATTAAGTGAAAATGAACAGAATGTTTTTCTTGacattgcattttttttcaatgGAGAAAAGCTTGATGATGTCATTAAGATACTAGATAGTTTTGGTTTTTGCCCAAACTCTTGCATCCCAAGACTTAAGGAGAAGTGCCTTATTTCGGAGGATTTCAACGGAAGATTGCAAATGCTCGACTTGTTATGA